CGGAGATAAAAATGTTCGACCGTCGAAATATCCTCCAGCTTGGCAGCGTGGGGGCAGCGCTGTTGGCGATGCCGAAGGTCACGTTCGCGGCAGGGGCGCGGACCGAGAAAAGGTTCCTCTTCGTTATCCAGCGCGGAGCGGCCGATGGGCTGGCCATCCTGGCACCGACCGGCGATCCGGCTTTCGCGGGGCTTCGCGGTGACTTGGCGGCAGAGGCGGCGACCGGGGCGAAACTTAATTCGATGTTCACGCTGCATCCGGCGCTGGCGGAGACGGCCAAGCTCTATGCGCAGCGCCAGGCGCTGTTCGTGCACGCAGTGGCGTCGCCCTATCGCGACCGGTCGCACTTCGATGGTCAGAACGTGCTCGAGAGTGGCGGCGCGGGGGCTTATCGGGTCAAGGATGGATGGATGAACCGCCTGCTTGGCGAATTGCCGGGTGGAAAGGCCGTCGCACTGGCGCCGACGGTGCCGCTGGCGCTGCGTGGCTCGCGTCCGGTGGCAAGCTATGCGCCGTCGAACATTCCCGCCGCGGCGGACGACCTGCTGCTTCGGATCGGCGATTTGTACGAACAGGACGCACAGCTGGCGCCGCTGTGGTCGGAGGCGCAGGCGGCGCGGATGAAGGCGGGGGACATCGGAACGGCGCGTGGCGGGGCGGCAGCGGGCGCGCTCGCCGCGAAGCTGATGAGTGGCGCCGACGGTGCGCGCGTTGCGATGATCGAGACAAATGGTTGGGACACGCATAACGGGCAGCGCGGGCGGATTGCGGCGCAGCTGCGCGGGCTCGACGCGATGGTCACTAGCCTGAGGGCGGGGCTGGGGACCGCGTGGAACGACACGCTGGTGCTGGTGGCGACCGAATTCGGGCGGACGGCGAGGGTCAACGGCACCGGCGGGACCGACCATGGCACCGGCGCGTCGGCGATGCTGTTGGGCGGGGCGGTAGCGGGCGGAAAGGTCGTCGCGGATTGGCCCGGTCTGTCGGACGCTTCGCTTTATGAAGGCCGCGACCTGAAGCCGACGATCGACCTCGACGCGCTCGTCGCGACCGCGCTTGCCCAGCATTTTGGGCTGGACCCCGTGCGGTCGTCCGTACTGCTGTTTCCCGAGACGCGGCCGAAGGCGCTTTCGCAGCCGCTGATGCGCGGCTGAGCATCGTTTGGCTTTGGTTAATCGCGATTTCCTAAAATTGGCGACTCGCGATCGACTGGTCGTCCGAGAGAGTCCGCTGGTCGCGTAATCGTTCGTTAAGCGGAACGACGTGGTCACAAGCTGTCGGCGTTGCGGTAGCAAGGTCGAAAGGGTCAGGGGTCGAACGATGCGCTTTGTCACACTGCTGTTTTGGCTATTGGTCGCGGCGACGCCCGCGAGCGCGCAGAGCCTGCCCTCGCTCCAGGCGATCCGGAATCAGCTGAGCTCGATGGTCAGCCCCTATTCCGCCGACGTCGGGATCGCGGCGCTCGACCTGAAGACGGGCGAACTGATCAGCGTTCACGGCGACGAGCCCTTCCCGATGGCAAGCACGGTCAAGGTCGCGGTCGCCGCCAATTACCTCGCGCAGGTCGAAGCGGGTCGACGGACCCTCGACGACCGCATCGGCAGCCGGTCGGCGCGCAGCCTGATCGACGCGATGCTGATCCGCAGCGACAACAACGCGACCGACGTGCTGATGGCCGACCTGGGCGGTCCGGAGACTTTGCAGCGCTGGCTCAACCAGCATGCGCTGACGGGCCTTCGCGTCGACCGCAACATCGACCAACTGCTGCGCTCGAAGCGTGACCTGCGCGACGTGCGCGACAGCTCGACGCCCAAGGCGATGGTAGAGCTGCTCCGCCGCATCGACAGCGGCGAACTGCTTCGCCCGACGAGCCGCGCCTATCTGCTCGACGTGATGGCGCG
Above is a genomic segment from Sphingomonas sp. LY29 containing:
- a CDS encoding DUF1501 domain-containing protein, whose product is MFDRRNILQLGSVGAALLAMPKVTFAAGARTEKRFLFVIQRGAADGLAILAPTGDPAFAGLRGDLAAEAATGAKLNSMFTLHPALAETAKLYAQRQALFVHAVASPYRDRSHFDGQNVLESGGAGAYRVKDGWMNRLLGELPGGKAVALAPTVPLALRGSRPVASYAPSNIPAAADDLLLRIGDLYEQDAQLAPLWSEAQAARMKAGDIGTARGGAAAGALAAKLMSGADGARVAMIETNGWDTHNGQRGRIAAQLRGLDAMVTSLRAGLGTAWNDTLVLVATEFGRTARVNGTGGTDHGTGASAMLLGGAVAGGKVVADWPGLSDASLYEGRDLKPTIDLDALVATALAQHFGLDPVRSSVLLFPETRPKALSQPLMRG
- a CDS encoding serine hydrolase translates to MRFVTLLFWLLVAATPASAQSLPSLQAIRNQLSSMVSPYSADVGIAALDLKTGELISVHGDEPFPMASTVKVAVAANYLAQVEAGRRTLDDRIGSRSARSLIDAMLIRSDNNATDVLMADLGGPETLQRWLNQHALTGLRVDRNIDQLLRSKRDLRDVRDSSTPKAMVELLRRIDSGELLRPTSRAYLLDVMARCTTGKNRIRGLLPMGTRVEHKTGTLSGYASDVGFITMPDGRRIAVAMFARSTPDRPGIIARAARYIYDGFYSTVRSPLMPAYSAR